One Succinispira mobilis DSM 6222 genomic window carries:
- a CDS encoding flagellar hook protein FlgE, translating into MMSSLFSAVSGMKNHQTRMDVIGNNIANVNTYGFKAGRVTFQDQLSQTLQGASMPQNNGRGGTNPMQKGLGVGIASIDTLFTDGSYQSTGKATDLSIQGDGFFILSDGATQYYTRAGNFDFDTDGNYVVPGTGLKVMGWMADANGAIALASEPAALKVPVGKITPAQISTNIVHAKNLSADSKPGATNSASIDIYDSQGIAHKAKTTYSKLSDNTWLSYTAVSDIMTDAAHAPTGTMQLITFNSDGTLQSTKTVLDASITGAVNATIPVDAALDTEVYGSAVAMVNGIPTTIGIKMKKTAMADPGDPLAVPPVPPTTPKWQIDYTVNGKAAAGGEIEEGNAFPAVTISGTPPTTVTLTGNLNAGAAGSIASVVPTYSVSANLDPIKFTPLGGVQAPMSITIDLSTVSQFGGDTSLQATDQDGNAAGSLNGVSIDTNGMIIGKFTNGKSEILGRVALANFNNPAGLEKAGTSLYARSNNSGTPQINGAGIGGLGMLNASNLEMSNVDLSEEFSNMIITQRGFQSNARVITTSDEMLQELTNLKR; encoded by the coding sequence ATGATGAGCTCACTTTTCTCGGCGGTGTCGGGGATGAAAAACCATCAAACACGGATGGACGTAATTGGTAATAACATTGCCAATGTTAATACATATGGATTTAAAGCAGGGCGGGTAACTTTTCAAGACCAGTTAAGTCAAACCTTGCAAGGGGCTTCAATGCCGCAAAATAATGGTCGTGGCGGAACAAACCCAATGCAAAAAGGTCTGGGTGTGGGTATTGCCAGTATTGATACCTTGTTTACGGACGGTAGTTACCAATCAACTGGTAAAGCCACAGATTTATCTATTCAAGGCGATGGCTTTTTTATCTTGAGTGATGGGGCCACGCAATACTATACGCGTGCTGGTAACTTTGACTTTGATACTGATGGCAACTATGTAGTGCCAGGTACAGGTCTTAAAGTAATGGGCTGGATGGCTGATGCTAATGGGGCGATTGCCTTAGCTTCAGAACCAGCTGCATTGAAGGTTCCGGTAGGTAAAATTACACCAGCACAAATTTCCACGAATATTGTGCATGCCAAGAATCTTTCGGCAGATTCTAAACCGGGAGCAACTAATTCAGCGAGCATTGATATTTATGATTCGCAAGGGATTGCCCATAAAGCAAAAACTACTTATAGCAAATTAAGTGATAACACCTGGCTGTCTTATACAGCAGTTTCAGATATTATGACAGATGCTGCACATGCGCCAACTGGTACTATGCAATTGATAACTTTTAATAGTGATGGTACATTGCAAAGCACAAAAACTGTTTTAGATGCAAGTATAACTGGTGCGGTAAATGCTACAATACCAGTAGATGCAGCTTTGGATACTGAAGTATATGGTTCAGCTGTGGCCATGGTTAATGGCATTCCTACAACTATTGGGATAAAAATGAAAAAAACAGCTATGGCAGATCCAGGGGATCCATTAGCTGTACCACCAGTTCCGCCTACCACGCCTAAATGGCAGATTGATTATACGGTAAATGGTAAGGCTGCGGCAGGTGGAGAAATAGAAGAAGGCAATGCGTTTCCAGCAGTTACGATTTCAGGAACTCCGCCTACTACAGTTACACTAACTGGTAATCTTAATGCAGGAGCCGCTGGATCAATAGCCTCAGTTGTTCCAACTTATTCTGTTAGTGCTAACTTAGATCCAATTAAATTTACCCCGCTTGGAGGGGTTCAAGCACCAATGAGTATCACTATCGATTTAAGCACGGTAAGTCAATTTGGTGGCGATACTTCTTTACAAGCCACAGACCAAGATGGTAACGCCGCTGGTTCCTTAAATGGAGTATCTATTGATACCAATGGGATGATAATTGGTAAGTTTACTAATGGAAAATCAGAAATTTTAGGACGAGTAGCTTTGGCAAACTTCAACAATCCTGCTGGGTTAGAAAAGGCTGGAACTAGCCTTTATGCTCGCTCTAACAACTCTGGAACACCACAAATTAATGGTGCTGGAATTGGTGGCTTAGGCATGTTGAATGCTAGCAATTTAGAAATGTCCAACGTAGATTTATCAGAAGAATTCAGTAATATGATTATTACGCAACGTGGTTTCCAATCTAATGCGCGGGTAATCACAACCTCTGATGAAATGTTGCAAGAATTGACCAACTTAAAACGTTAA
- a CDS encoding flagellar FlbD family protein, whose amino-acid sequence MIKLTKFQSKGVEFILNAELIETIEETPDTVITLVNGKKIIVEENMREIVARTMEYKRALGRFVR is encoded by the coding sequence ATGATTAAATTAACTAAATTTCAATCCAAAGGAGTGGAATTTATTTTAAATGCCGAACTAATCGAGACAATCGAGGAGACTCCAGATACAGTTATTACTTTAGTTAATGGTAAAAAAATCATCGTGGAAGAGAATATGCGTGAAATTGTCGCGCGCACCATGGAATATAAGAGAGCCTTAGGACGTTTTGTCAGATAG
- a CDS encoding flagellar basal body-associated FliL family protein: MADTPENEIVEQPAKSNKKSMILIVVAIVVGVFIAAGMSYFVAMHFLANSPKQSESTVRRVNDAPGTFVKIGDPKEGIIVNIGGLNSGRYLKINMTVEIEPAKEKSKTADPQEIRIQDTVVQFLRARKIEEFDPTKQDQLKAEVKKAVEAVIGVNKVYDVYITNFVLQ; encoded by the coding sequence ATGGCAGATACTCCGGAAAATGAAATAGTAGAACAACCAGCTAAAAGTAATAAAAAATCAATGATTTTAATAGTAGTAGCAATTGTAGTTGGAGTCTTCATAGCGGCAGGGATGTCATATTTCGTAGCGATGCATTTTTTAGCTAATAGCCCTAAACAGTCAGAATCAACTGTGCGGCGCGTAAATGATGCACCAGGAACTTTTGTGAAAATTGGGGACCCCAAAGAAGGAATTATTGTAAATATTGGCGGACTAAATAGCGGAAGATATTTAAAAATTAACATGACAGTGGAGATTGAGCCAGCGAAAGAGAAAAGTAAAACTGCCGATCCGCAAGAAATAAGAATTCAAGATACTGTAGTTCAGTTTTTAAGAGCGAGAAAAATAGAAGAGTTTGATCCGACAAAACAAGATCAATTAAAAGCTGAGGTTAAAAAAGCTGTAGAAGCCGTAATTGGCGTAAATAAAGTTTATGATGTCTATATAACCAATTTCGTTTTACAATAA
- the fliM gene encoding flagellar motor switch protein FliM, which yields MASADVLSQSEIDELLAALSTGTVSAEEIAIEESKKKIKTYNFRRPDKFSKDQIRTLYMLHENFARLLNTYLSAHLRTMVHVNVVSVDQLTYEEFIRSMASPTVISVFQMRPLQGSALLEINHEIAFAIIDRLAGGSGSPLNKNRALTDIEQTIISRITNKALDSFKEAWKQVIDITPKLDTIETNPQFTQIVPPNDMVVIIAFQAKIMNTEGTITFAIPYLVLEPIMSKLTTTFWVSAATGRQERIRQDELIQKRIERTKIPLSVNLGHTNITVRELMGLVVGDVLVLDKKHSSDLDIVVGKREKFKCKPGLVNNKLAVQITSVASEEEDGNG from the coding sequence TTGGCCAGTGCAGATGTTTTATCACAATCAGAAATAGACGAATTACTTGCGGCACTGTCTACAGGCACGGTTTCAGCAGAAGAAATTGCTATAGAAGAAAGCAAAAAGAAAATTAAAACATATAATTTCAGACGTCCCGACAAATTTTCGAAAGATCAAATTCGGACTTTATATATGTTGCATGAAAATTTTGCCCGCCTGTTGAATACGTACTTATCTGCGCATTTGCGCACAATGGTGCACGTAAATGTTGTTTCCGTGGATCAGCTAACTTATGAAGAGTTTATCCGTTCAATGGCCTCACCCACAGTGATTAGTGTTTTTCAAATGCGACCTTTGCAAGGAAGTGCTTTGTTAGAAATTAATCATGAAATAGCTTTTGCAATCATTGATAGATTAGCGGGTGGTTCAGGTAGTCCTTTGAATAAAAATCGCGCTCTAACAGATATTGAGCAGACAATTATTTCACGAATAACCAATAAAGCTTTAGATAGTTTTAAAGAAGCGTGGAAACAAGTTATTGATATAACCCCGAAACTAGATACCATAGAAACTAATCCCCAATTTACTCAAATAGTGCCTCCTAATGATATGGTGGTTATTATTGCTTTTCAGGCCAAAATCATGAACACTGAAGGGACAATAACCTTTGCGATTCCTTATTTAGTTTTAGAGCCAATTATGTCGAAGCTGACAACTACTTTTTGGGTTTCAGCAGCAACTGGTAGACAAGAACGAATTCGTCAAGATGAACTTATTCAAAAGAGAATTGAGAGAACTAAAATTCCCCTTAGTGTAAACTTGGGCCATACCAACATCACGGTGCGTGAATTGATGGGACTAGTCGTTGGCGATGTCTTGGTTTTAGACAAAAAACATTCTAGCGATTTAGATATAGTAGTTGGCAAAAGAGAAAAATTCAAATGTAAACCAGGATTAGTAAATAACAAGCTTGCCGTACAAATTACATCAGTAGCAAGTGAAGAGGAGGATGGCAATGGCTGA
- the fliY gene encoding flagellar motor switch phosphatase FliY, with protein sequence MADGVLSQEEINALLNGNSGADNSEQTVDNTELEFQEIPNVLSDLEKDVLGEVGNICMGNAATTLSILLNNKVDITTPRVTVANIQQIKSAYPMPYLVIEVAYTHGLNGTNILAIKEHEAMIIADLMMGGDGLNPPTETTELYMSAVSEAMNQMMGAISTSMSTMLAKKIDISPPKCEIVDFSHTGEITKSVGMQDPVAKISFSLKIGDLINSEIMQIVTIDVAKAMVADMMNPTEATPEPKKETAPVIPPQTPPTNMQQPMMQQPMMDQQQMMQQPMMQQQMMYQQPMMQQPMMYQQPMMYQQPMMQQQAAVQPVQFTPLQPQFMGALDGNMNLLMDVSLQVTVELGRTKKLIKDVLELSPGSIIELDKLAGEPVDVYINTKLIAKGEVVVIDENFGVRITEIVNKTDRLNTLQ encoded by the coding sequence ATGGCTGACGGGGTTCTATCCCAAGAGGAAATAAATGCATTATTAAACGGCAATTCTGGGGCTGATAATAGTGAGCAAACTGTAGATAATACGGAATTGGAATTCCAAGAAATACCCAATGTTTTGTCAGATTTGGAAAAAGATGTTTTAGGTGAAGTTGGGAACATCTGTATGGGAAACGCAGCGACAACCTTATCAATTTTATTGAATAATAAAGTTGATATAACGACACCGCGGGTAACTGTAGCTAATATTCAGCAGATAAAATCTGCTTACCCGATGCCGTATTTGGTAATCGAAGTAGCCTATACACATGGTCTTAATGGTACTAATATCTTAGCGATAAAAGAACATGAAGCTATGATTATTGCAGATTTAATGATGGGTGGTGATGGACTTAATCCGCCAACAGAAACTACAGAATTATATATGAGTGCTGTTTCTGAGGCGATGAACCAAATGATGGGAGCTATATCCACATCAATGTCGACAATGTTGGCAAAGAAAATTGATATTTCTCCACCTAAATGCGAAATTGTAGACTTTTCGCATACTGGGGAAATAACTAAATCTGTGGGAATGCAAGATCCGGTAGCTAAGATTTCTTTTAGTTTAAAAATTGGCGATTTGATTAATTCAGAGATTATGCAAATTGTAACAATTGATGTCGCTAAAGCAATGGTTGCAGATATGATGAACCCTACTGAGGCGACACCAGAACCCAAAAAAGAAACTGCACCTGTGATTCCACCCCAAACTCCCCCAACAAATATGCAACAACCTATGATGCAACAGCCCATGATGGATCAACAACAAATGATGCAACAACCGATGATGCAACAGCAAATGATGTATCAACAACCAATGATGCAGCAACCAATGATGTATCAACAACCCATGATGTATCAACAGCCGATGATGCAGCAACAAGCCGCGGTTCAACCAGTGCAATTTACTCCATTACAACCTCAATTTATGGGTGCTTTAGATGGAAATATGAATTTGCTAATGGATGTATCTTTGCAAGTAACGGTTGAATTAGGAAGAACAAAAAAACTGATTAAAGATGTTTTGGAGTTGTCGCCAGGTTCGATAATCGAGTTGGACAAATTGGCCGGTGAGCCTGTAGATGTATATATCAATACCAAACTTATTGCTAAAGGTGAAGTTGTAGTTATTGATGAGAATTTTGGTGTTCGGATTACCGAGATTGTTAATAAGACAGATCGGTTAAATACATTACAATAA
- a CDS encoding response regulator, which translates to MGRILVVDDAAFMRMMIKDILSKNGFEVVGEAENGQIAVEKYKELKPDLVTMDITMPELDGIGAVKEIKKINPAAVIVMCSAMGQQSMVIEAIQAGARDFIVKPFQADRVVEAIKKALGQ; encoded by the coding sequence ATGGGACGTATTTTAGTTGTTGACGATGCCGCTTTTATGAGAATGATGATCAAAGATATTTTGTCGAAAAATGGCTTTGAAGTAGTAGGTGAAGCTGAGAATGGACAAATTGCTGTAGAAAAATATAAAGAGTTGAAACCAGATTTAGTAACAATGGATATTACTATGCCAGAATTAGATGGCATTGGAGCAGTAAAAGAGATTAAGAAAATTAATCCAGCGGCAGTAATTGTGATGTGTAGTGCTATGGGACAGCAATCAATGGTTATTGAAGCTATTCAAGCTGGAGCGAGAGATTTTATTGTTAAACCTTTCCAAGCTGATCGGGTAGTTGAAGCTATAAAAAAAGCCTTAGGTCAGTAG
- a CDS encoding flagellar biosynthetic protein FliO: MKRFVFLTSAILTFGRQAAVMAQEKTGYLQYKEPSPIVSTTSTVTVIGYIISLVLVLVVVAYLAFYASKLLGKNYTKNRVLTSEKIIATLPLGINKNLCLVELGKKVLVLSITEQNINFVKEITDLQEIEDLKQEFKNSQVAESVFLNDDILKVQQIKEKLTKKLLEFRNGKREK; this comes from the coding sequence ATGAAAAGGTTTGTTTTTCTGACAAGTGCAATTTTGACCTTTGGCAGGCAAGCAGCGGTGATGGCTCAAGAAAAAACAGGCTATTTGCAATACAAAGAGCCATCACCGATAGTTTCTACCACAAGTACAGTTACAGTTATTGGTTATATAATTAGCTTGGTACTTGTATTGGTCGTAGTCGCTTATTTAGCGTTTTACGCTTCGAAATTACTGGGGAAGAACTATACTAAAAATAGAGTGTTAACCAGTGAAAAAATTATTGCCACATTGCCATTAGGCATAAATAAAAACTTATGTTTAGTGGAGTTAGGAAAGAAAGTTTTAGTTTTGTCTATTACCGAACAGAATATAAATTTTGTTAAAGAGATAACTGATTTACAAGAGATTGAAGACTTAAAGCAAGAATTTAAGAATTCGCAAGTAGCTGAATCAGTTTTTTTAAATGATGATATTCTCAAAGTACAACAAATAAAAGAAAAGCTTACTAAAAAACTGCTGGAGTTTAGAAATGGTAAAAGGGAGAAATAA
- the fliP gene encoding flagellar type III secretion system pore protein FliP (The bacterial flagellar biogenesis protein FliP forms a type III secretion system (T3SS)-type pore required for flagellar assembly.), which yields MKHRKIILACLLFFTSILVLQTGTVNAAPFIPLPGSVNIDVKQAQTPEELVLSLQLLIGLTVFTLAPSILILMTSFTRIVVVLSFLRSAMGTQQMPPTQVLLGLAMFLTVFTMSPYFKEINNSALQPYLESKITQEQALDAGVKPLRDFMFKQTRENDLALFVELSQDARPNSPEDVPTFTLIPAFVISELKTAFQIGFLIYVPFIVIDMVVASTLMSMGMMMVPPVMISLPFKLLLFILVDGWHLIIQSLVASFR from the coding sequence GTGAAGCATAGAAAAATTATTTTAGCTTGCTTGTTGTTTTTTACGAGTATTTTAGTTTTACAAACAGGCACAGTAAATGCGGCACCATTTATTCCTTTACCAGGTAGTGTGAATATTGATGTCAAGCAGGCGCAAACGCCAGAAGAGTTGGTTTTGAGTTTACAATTGTTAATAGGCTTAACAGTGTTTACTTTGGCGCCATCGATATTGATTTTAATGACATCTTTTACGCGAATTGTAGTTGTTTTGTCATTTTTGCGTAGCGCTATGGGAACTCAACAAATGCCGCCCACACAAGTTTTGCTTGGCTTGGCGATGTTTTTAACAGTGTTTACGATGAGTCCATATTTTAAAGAGATAAATAATTCTGCATTGCAGCCTTACTTAGAAAGTAAAATAACACAAGAACAAGCGTTAGATGCTGGAGTTAAGCCTCTAAGAGATTTTATGTTTAAGCAAACAAGAGAAAATGATTTAGCCTTATTTGTGGAGTTGTCACAAGATGCCCGCCCTAATTCACCAGAAGATGTTCCAACTTTTACACTAATTCCAGCTTTTGTAATTAGTGAATTAAAAACAGCCTTTCAAATTGGATTTTTGATATATGTGCCGTTTATTGTAATTGATATGGTTGTAGCGAGTACATTGATGTCTATGGGGATGATGATGGTACCTCCTGTGATGATTTCTTTACCGTTTAAACTATTATTATTTATTTTGGTTGATGGTTGGCATTTGATTATTCAATCTTTGGTAGCGAGCTTTAGATAG
- the fliQ gene encoding flagellar biosynthesis protein FliQ, whose translation MNSDLAIEIGRDALVVLMLVSAPMLLLGMLVGVIMSIFQAATQIQEQTLAFVPKIIAVFVSIVVFGPWMLGMLVTFIHDLFKQIPLMIR comes from the coding sequence ATGAATTCAGATTTAGCGATTGAAATTGGCAGAGACGCATTAGTTGTTTTAATGTTGGTTTCCGCACCAATGTTGTTGTTAGGCATGTTAGTTGGGGTAATCATGAGTATTTTTCAAGCTGCTACACAAATTCAAGAACAAACATTGGCTTTTGTACCTAAAATAATAGCTGTGTTTGTTTCTATAGTAGTTTTTGGTCCATGGATGCTAGGTATGTTGGTAACTTTTATTCATGACCTATTTAAGCAAATACCCTTGATGATACGTTAG
- the fliR gene encoding flagellar biosynthetic protein FliR codes for MQMIEFMYINLAVAILIFARINGIFVTAPFFGSRNISAKLRIGLSLLLTILILPSVLKLNIASNYQEANLLYFSLVVGEFLVGLIIGFVANIFFSVAQMAGQVLDMQIGFGMVNVLDPQSGQQMPVIGNFLNILAVLVFLTTNAHHFLLISLNDSFSVISLGAPNFQAGILAFALEVFKKTFVIAFKFCLPIATVILLTDIALGMLSKTMPQMNIFIVGMPAKIILGIFMLSAILPTYIYVLKVGFDEIYKDVQNIIRILA; via the coding sequence ATGCAAATGATTGAGTTTATGTACATTAATTTAGCGGTAGCTATTTTAATTTTTGCTCGAATAAATGGGATTTTTGTAACAGCCCCTTTTTTTGGGAGCAGAAATATTTCTGCTAAACTGAGAATTGGTTTGAGTTTGCTTTTGACGATATTAATCTTACCCAGTGTTTTAAAATTGAATATAGCTAGTAATTATCAAGAAGCAAATTTATTATATTTTTCACTAGTTGTAGGTGAATTTCTTGTTGGACTAATTATTGGGTTTGTAGCCAATATATTTTTTAGTGTAGCTCAAATGGCAGGACAGGTTCTAGATATGCAAATTGGTTTTGGGATGGTAAATGTTCTAGACCCTCAATCGGGACAACAGATGCCTGTAATTGGTAATTTTTTAAATATTTTAGCGGTGTTAGTTTTCCTAACTACGAATGCGCATCATTTTTTATTAATATCTTTAAATGATTCGTTTTCGGTAATTTCTCTAGGAGCACCGAATTTTCAAGCTGGTATCTTAGCTTTTGCTTTAGAAGTATTTAAAAAAACTTTTGTAATAGCATTTAAATTTTGTTTGCCGATTGCTACAGTAATTTTGTTAACGGATATTGCGTTAGGCATGTTGTCGAAAACTATGCCCCAGATGAATATATTTATTGTGGGAATGCCTGCAAAGATTATTTTGGGTATATTTATGCTCAGTGCTATATTACCTACGTATATTTACGTTTTAAAGGTTGGATTTGATGAAATATATAAAGATGTTCAGAACATCATACGTATTTTGGCCTAA